The following are encoded in a window of Nocardioides houyundeii genomic DNA:
- a CDS encoding hemolysin family protein, with protein sequence MNEVWPPAIAAVLVVFAGLFSAADAALAGFSRARAEELLVEGRSGARRVLQILDNAPRYLNTVLMLRLLFEIAATVIVSLWLHDLFDGAWWRTLGSSLAVMLLVSFVFIGVAPRTLGRQHDANVALLLAPPLVAVTRILGPVPQLLILVGNAITPGRGFRRGPFSTETELRELVDLAEASAVIEEGERKMIHSVFELGDTIAREVMVPRPDIVYVERHKNLRQTMSLFLRSGYSRVPVIGENLDDIVGMAYLKDIVRRDFEDPEAETVQRIEEVMRPVHHVPDSKPVDALLAEMQASRQHIAVVVDEYGGVAGLVTIEDVLEEIVGEITDEYDEAEDEIVVTEDGTRVSARYPVDDLDELFGINVIDDDVDTVGGLMAKHLGKVPIPGSSVEVHGLRFEAERPSGRRNKVATVLISLASGAPHPADEDDAPDGRRNEHPEESDV encoded by the coding sequence GTGAACGAGGTCTGGCCTCCCGCCATCGCTGCCGTGCTGGTGGTGTTCGCCGGACTCTTCTCCGCCGCCGACGCAGCACTGGCGGGGTTCTCGCGAGCGCGTGCCGAGGAGCTGTTGGTCGAGGGACGCAGCGGTGCCCGCCGGGTCCTGCAGATCCTCGACAACGCTCCGCGGTACCTCAACACGGTGCTGATGCTGCGGCTGCTCTTCGAGATCGCCGCCACCGTCATCGTCTCCCTGTGGCTCCACGACCTCTTCGACGGGGCCTGGTGGCGGACCCTGGGGTCGTCCCTGGCGGTGATGCTCCTGGTCTCGTTCGTCTTCATCGGGGTGGCGCCTCGCACGCTGGGACGCCAGCACGACGCCAACGTGGCCCTGCTGCTGGCCCCGCCGCTGGTCGCCGTGACCCGGATCCTGGGTCCGGTCCCGCAGCTGCTGATCCTGGTGGGCAACGCGATCACACCGGGTCGGGGCTTCCGCCGAGGCCCGTTCTCCACCGAGACGGAACTGCGTGAGCTGGTCGACCTGGCCGAGGCCTCCGCGGTGATCGAGGAGGGCGAGCGCAAGATGATCCACTCGGTCTTCGAGCTCGGGGACACGATCGCCCGCGAGGTGATGGTGCCGCGTCCCGACATCGTCTACGTGGAGCGGCACAAGAACCTGCGCCAGACGATGTCGCTCTTCCTGCGCAGCGGATACTCCCGGGTGCCCGTGATCGGGGAGAACCTCGACGACATCGTCGGCATGGCCTACCTCAAGGACATCGTGCGGCGCGACTTCGAGGACCCCGAGGCGGAGACCGTGCAGCGCATCGAGGAGGTGATGCGGCCGGTGCACCACGTGCCGGACTCGAAGCCGGTGGACGCGCTGCTGGCCGAGATGCAGGCCTCGCGCCAGCACATCGCCGTGGTCGTCGACGAGTACGGCGGCGTCGCCGGGCTGGTGACGATCGAGGACGTGCTCGAGGAGATCGTCGGCGAGATCACCGACGAGTACGACGAGGCGGAGGACGAGATCGTGGTCACCGAGGACGGCACCCGGGTCTCGGCCCGCTACCCGGTCGACGACCTGGACGAGCTCTTCGGCATCAACGTCATCGACGACGACGTCGACACCGTGGGGGGACTGATGGCCAAGCACCTGGGCAAGGTGCCGATCCCGGGGTCCTCGGTCGAGGTGCACGGGCTGCGGTTCGAGGCCGAGCGGCCCTCGGGCCGACGCAACAAGGTGGCCACGGTGCTGATCAGCCTGGCCTCGGGAGCGCCCCACCCCGCCGACGAGGACGACGCCCCCGATGGGCGCAGGAACGAGCACCCGGAGGAGAGCGATGTCTGA
- a CDS encoding PhoH family protein, with product MTETPLTTKHTVVVPASINMVSLLGPGDEHLSLIEDSFDAEVHVRGNRITFHGDAGEIALAERLVDEIVAMLRTGQGITTETVERIIAMLRQETTERPADVLSLNILSNRGRTIRPKTLNQKRYVDSIDKHTITFGIGPAGTGKTYLAMAKAVQALTSKQATRIILTRPAVEAGERLGYLPGTLSEKIDPYLRPLYDALHDMIDPETIPKLLAAGTIEVAPLAYMRGRTLNDAFIILDEAQNTSPEQMKMFLTRLGFGSKIVVTGDVTQVDLPGGTKSGLKVVEGILEGVEDVSFNRLTSHDVVRHRLVGKIVAAYDEFDARSENGVQQAQRRVAKSREHHS from the coding sequence ATGACTGAGACGCCACTCACGACCAAGCACACCGTTGTCGTACCCGCCAGCATCAACATGGTCAGCCTGCTGGGACCCGGTGACGAGCACCTCTCGCTGATCGAGGACTCTTTCGACGCCGAGGTGCACGTGCGTGGCAACCGCATCACCTTCCACGGGGACGCGGGCGAGATCGCGCTGGCCGAGCGCCTCGTCGACGAGATCGTGGCGATGCTGCGCACCGGCCAGGGCATCACCACCGAGACCGTGGAGCGGATCATCGCGATGCTGCGGCAGGAGACCACCGAGCGTCCGGCCGACGTGCTGTCGCTCAACATCCTGTCCAACCGGGGCCGCACCATCCGCCCCAAGACGCTGAACCAGAAGCGCTACGTCGACTCGATCGACAAGCACACCATCACGTTCGGGATCGGGCCGGCCGGCACGGGCAAGACCTATCTGGCGATGGCCAAGGCCGTGCAGGCGCTGACCAGCAAGCAGGCCACCCGCATCATCCTCACCCGTCCCGCGGTGGAGGCGGGGGAGCGGCTGGGCTACCTGCCCGGCACGCTGAGCGAGAAGATCGACCCCTACCTGCGGCCGCTCTACGACGCGCTGCACGACATGATCGATCCCGAGACGATCCCCAAGCTGCTGGCCGCCGGGACCATCGAGGTGGCGCCGCTGGCCTACATGCGCGGCCGGACGCTCAACGACGCGTTCATCATCCTCGACGAGGCCCAGAACACCTCTCCCGAGCAGATGAAGATGTTCCTGACCCGGCTCGGCTTCGGCTCCAAGATCGTGGTGACCGGAGACGTCACCCAGGTCGACCTGCCCGGTGGCACCAAGTCCGGGCTCAAGGTGGTCGAGGGCATCCTGGAGGGCGTCGAGGACGTCTCGTTCAACCGGCTCACCAGCCACGACGTCGTCCGCCACCGGCTCGTCGGCAAGATCGTGGCGGCGTACGACGAGTTCGACGCGCGCAGCGAGAACGGCGTGCAGCAGGCCCAGCGTCGGGTTGCCAAGTCGAGGGAGCACCACAGTTGA
- the ybeY gene encoding rRNA maturation RNase YbeY, translated as MSIEVLNESGHELDVKALAGLSRFVMDAMRVHPLAELCIKAVDEETIAQLNEQWMEKEGPTDVLAFPMDELRPGLVNEEPEEGVLGDLVLCPEVARRQGEAAGHGTEAELELLTVHGILHLLGYDHAEPEEHKTMFALQDQLLARWRAQTPAQ; from the coding sequence TTGAGCATCGAGGTCCTCAACGAGTCCGGGCACGAGCTGGACGTCAAGGCGCTCGCCGGGCTGAGCCGGTTCGTGATGGACGCCATGCGGGTCCATCCCCTCGCCGAGCTGTGCATCAAGGCCGTGGACGAGGAGACCATCGCGCAGCTCAACGAGCAGTGGATGGAGAAGGAGGGCCCCACCGACGTGCTCGCCTTCCCGATGGACGAGCTGCGTCCCGGCCTGGTCAACGAGGAGCCCGAGGAGGGCGTCCTGGGCGACCTCGTCCTGTGTCCTGAGGTGGCCCGGCGCCAGGGCGAGGCCGCAGGCCACGGCACCGAGGCGGAGCTCGAGCTGCTCACCGTGCACGGGATCCTGCACCTGCTCGGCTACGACCATGCCGAGCCCGAGGAGCACAAGACGATGTTCGCGCTCCAGGACCAGCTCCTGGCCCGTTGGCGCGCCCAGACCCCAGCGCAGTGA